The nucleotide sequence GGAAGATGGTGGTCTTGGTCTTGATCTTTTTTATACTATTATTTTTTTAGAAGAATTACAAAAGGTTAATTCTGGTGGTTTTGCAGCTGCAATGTGGGCGCATGCATACTTGGCAATGACACATTTAAATAAAGAAGCGAATTCTTTTTTAAAGGAAAAGTACTTGCGACCAAGCGTGGATGGAGATAAAATTGGTTGTCTTTGTATATCAGAACCTTTTGGAGGTAGCGATGTTGCTGCTATGAGAACCACTGCTGTAAAGCAAGGTGATCATTATGTGTTGAATGGGTCAAAAACATTTATTACCAATGGTGTATATGCTGATTACATGATTGTGGCGGCAAAAACAAATCCAGAGTTAGGTAATAAGGGTATCAGTATTTTCGCAGTAGATAGAAATAGTGAAGGCGTGACTGCAAATAAATTGAATAAACTAGGTTGGAGAGCATCAGATACTGCCGAGTTGGCATTTGATAATGTGAAAATTCCTGCAGAGAACCTTATGGGTGATGAAAACATGGGTTTTTCATATATAATGGAGCATTTCTCATTAGAAAGATTGATAATGGGTGTTAATGCTCATGCAAGGTCAGAACATGTTTTAGATTATGCTTTAAATTATATGTCAGAAAGAGAGGCTTTTGGTAAGTCTATCAATCAATTTCAGGCGTTAAGACATAGAGTCGTAGATCTTCACGCAGATATAGATATGTGTAAAGAGTATAACTATTCTGTAGCTTATCGCTTAGATAAGGGGCAGTATGTAGTTAAAGAAGCTACAATCTCTAAATTAAAATCAACAAAGGTTGCAGACGAGGTTGCTTATGAATGTTTACAATTTTTAGGTGGTTACGGTTATATTGAAGATTACCCAATGGCACGTAACTTTAGAGATAGTAGATTAGGGCCTATTGGTGGTGGAACATCAGAAATATTAAAAGAAAT is from Maribacter aquivivus and encodes:
- a CDS encoding acyl-CoA dehydrogenase family protein, encoding MQSMYFTEEHQLFRNSLKDFLQKEVVPHIDKWEETGTIERFIWKKFGDMGYFGLLTPEEDGGLGLDLFYTIIFLEELQKVNSGGFAAAMWAHAYLAMTHLNKEANSFLKEKYLRPSVDGDKIGCLCISEPFGGSDVAAMRTTAVKQGDHYVLNGSKTFITNGVYADYMIVAAKTNPELGNKGISIFAVDRNSEGVTANKLNKLGWRASDTAELAFDNVKIPAENLMGDENMGFSYIMEHFSLERLIMGVNAHARSEHVLDYALNYMSEREAFGKSINQFQALRHRVVDLHADIDMCKEYNYSVAYRLDKGQYVVKEATISKLKSTKVADEVAYECLQFLGGYGYIEDYPMARNFRDSRLGPIGGGTSEILKEIISKIIIDKKEYKPATV